The DNA window AATCACAAATGATATAGTCAACTAGCTATACTATTACTATTACCAATAGCATTGAATTCTATCAAGAGGTGAGTTTCAGCAATCAACTTTAAAAAATGGAAAATTTATTCCCTAAAGTTGAATTATTTAAGCAAAAAATTTATTAGTCGTATTAAGCAATCTTGACCCAAGTGGTTGTATATCTCGAATTTCTATAAAACCGCTTTACCAGAGATTTTTACCATGCTACGATGACaaatgaaagtattgagaaacCAAAACAACTACAAAGACAAAAGCATGTAAAATTCACCAGGTTCGTAAACTCTCAACGATATAGCTGATAACAAATTCATTACTTACTTTTTCTGAAGTTGGTCATCCTTTCTCGATGAAGAAATTCGGTATTCACTACTACATGCTTTCTCCTCTGTATCCCAGGAACACGACTCAGATGTCACTGCGACATTCCTATCATGATCATTAACTCTAGATTCATTCACATTTGAGGGTATTCTTTTTGGAACATGCTTTGGCCTGCACAATCCAAATAACATATGACATTAATGACTACCActaaaattcaaattataaaTTTGCAGAACCTAATTCATGTTCTATAACCAACTTCAAGTAAGGTTGTGTATTGCAATAACTAGATATTTTCATTTTTAGAACTGAGACACAGTTTAATATCaaccaaaagaaaataaatacataTGCTTAAACAAATATAGAGGTTTCTATCGGTAGAAATATATATAAATGCATTTTACTCATTATCTACTTATGAAGACAGTAGTCAAGCAGAAAACATAACGGAGAAGTCCCGCCTGATCAGGATACATCAGAGAAAAAATTTCCAGGATTTCACCGTCTCAGATTAGAAGTAATATGACATGTCAAAATATCCACAAAATTAATCATATGGTGTCTAAAATATATGCCAGTTGTGTTCTCCCTAGCTTGCACAACAGTTAGCTTTCATCTATGTTGAAGAACTGCATGTGCAGGTAGTGGAAGAGCAAAGGAAAGGCAACATTTTAATGAAACAAATTATGGAATATGCCCTGTTCTAAAAATTTATGCGTTGAGCTCAGTATGCAGATTGCAAGTATTCCAGGGGATAACCTCCACATCTTCTGCAAAATGTCCTTTTCTGGATCTCTGCAGCTTTGCCACCTCTCCTTCAATTTAGATAGAAATCCTATCATActgcaaaataaaacaaggaCAATACTGCATTATAAGTACAatgcaaaatatatatatatatatatatatatatatatatatatatatatatatttatatttatataaacaaGTCGAGGATGTGCAGTGCTTACCCATTGTGATAATTATGCAATTGTTTGTAGTAAGCTCTCTTCTCAGACTTCAGACGCTGTTCCCGATTAACAATTATGTCTGGATGAAGATCACCGGAGCAAAGTGAAGCACCCCTGAAAATATATAGACATTTGTGATTCTGAAAAAAAGAAGATTTTTACGAATAATCAGCAAACTATGCACAACATATTACGTTTTTAAAATACTTTGCTAACTAAAAGCAGAGCAAAAGACTTTCAGAGATTGAGATATGACATAGCCATTACAAATAGTATGGATAGGTAAGCATAATACAGAGGatcataaataaagaaaaataaaccaTAATTTGTAAGCATAGAAACTATGAAAATGAACAAATGGGATTTCCACAACCAGGCCCATTTAAGTTAGAAAATCGAGAAAATTTGTATGCAACAAAAAGAAGACTAGATAACTGGTCAATATGCTGTAAGATATGATTAAGCCTAAATTGAATTTCAAAAACTACTAAACAGAATTTGTGGGTGATCATCAAATGCAAATAGTAATGCTGGTCAACTCAACCCAAAAGCTAATCATAAGCAGTTAACTCAACACAACATGAAATCAATAACTACTTAGCAGTAATCTAATATAAGAAATATTCACATCACATGAAGCATGTAGTAAACACACACCAATTCAAAAAGGGATTTCCGAATTCGAAGTCAGTCCCAGCGAGCAAATCTTCCACGGCTTGCTGTGGCTCTATGCCCCTAGGGAGGAAGCTCATAAGAAGGTTTCTCTCATTTTCTGAAAGATGGGTGTTCCAAACCTGCCAATTTCCAAAAGATTTATAAAAGATGTTTTAGGCATAAACCGTAgacaaattaaaaaatttgagCTTGTAAACAACAGACTGTGACCACTATTTTATCTACCTCATATGAAAGCACTTCACTTAAATTATCCAAGTCAAAAATTTCTTGGGGCACTGTAAACACATCTGCCAAGACTTTATGATCATTAGAAACATAATTGACAAACGGTTTCATTTGTCTCCAACTAATACCAATTTGTTCCCGCTTGGCAACAACTATTTTCTGGTTTCTATCCCATTCAACAGAGATGTGGGATCTCATGTCATTTGGAACTAGACCCGgattctttcttttggtcctgTGTTGCTCTCTAGAACCATAACCGACAATGCTTGCCCCATTTACTCGTTTCCTCTTCTGATCAGCAGCCATTATTGACACAAGGGAATAATGTTTCAACAGAACATTATATGAATATGAAGAAAAACAATATCTTCCTCATTTCTAACAAACATCTTTCATCCATATACAACCTGCAAAGCACAATGTCAATGATACATTAAATTTCAAGTCCAAGTATCAATGTACAGATAAGTTGAATATGATTATCACTTCACTAAAGGTTCAAAATGAATATTCTTTAACAAATAAAACAGCCTCACGAAAGGTTCAATCAAGTCCATAACAGAGCTTACATCATACAACCGTAAACAACAACAAGCCAATAAATATAAGGCGTAACTTTGCGTGGTTAATCCAAAAGGAGACAAAACAACCCTTTTAGGGTTAAACAGTGCATGCACAAAATTCGTGAATGTCTCAAAACAGAGGTAATCAAATTCAGTGATCAATTACTTTTAATATCACATAATAACCATGTAAGATAAAACCAAGATAACCAACATAAAAAAGTGGACAATTTAATCATACACGCAACTATaaaaaacaagtttttacatCTATAGCTACGTAAAGAATCGAGCATAAACTTCAAAACACTCCTTTTTATTCTCTCGTTTCGGCAGGACTCAAACACAAAAGAAATTAACAATTAACAACAGAAATACAATTACAATTCATTGACAATTTCAAGTCAAAACAGCGTTATTCAataattcaaaaaatcaaaagaacTAAAATCAATGTTCACCGTAAGAAGAAAAAACAACTCAAAAACGAAAATTtacaataaaaacatcaaaaatacaaaattacgAGTTAGAGATTAAATTGTGAACAACCAAATTCAAGTAACCTTCTCTGAGGATTCGGAGCAGCGAAAccctaaattaaaaataaattaaaaattacctGTAAAACAGTTAATTCAGCGCGTTCGGAGTAAAATGAGAAGCTTAATCTGTGAAATTAATCGgagtaaaaattaatttataattattaataaaaaagaattggGATTATTGATTGAGAAAAgaaattgaaatataaaattatgaATAATACCTTGAAATGAAGAGtgcgatgatgatgataatgcaaTAGGAGAAAGCGTTGCGTTGAGAGAAAGAGAAGACACGAACACAGAATTGGCGGAGAGagagagatgatgatgatgagaattAATCGGACGACTGTGGTTTCTTCTTCAAACCGTTATTTTTGGTATCGATCACAAAAACACTTCGGCTCGGCTTGGATTGGCTGGGTTGGCGGCTTCAACCTTCCGCACGTGTGTTGTGTTGTTCAAGTGGTGAGAGATTATGTGGTGAACGTTATTTAtaagatatatttttattttatttatttatgagatGAATTTGATTTGACgaatagttaattaaattattattttatgagACTTTGACATTTCAAGTCAACGTGTTCGGATCTTGCAAGGTGGGTGTAGTTGTAGTAGAAGTGGTTCATGGTATATCATAGATTTTGGAGAATTATACATGTACCCCAATTATACAcgtcactttttttttttatttcacgttTATTTTTTGTGAGATACAAAGAATTTTCAGACGAAATTCCTGATACATTCTACCAAATTTCTGATAGAAGTAAATTTCCGATAGTGTATTTGAAATTTTTGGCATATTTTAATATTAGGCTTTTTCAATGGTTGAGATTTTGCCGACACTTTTTGAGGATCTTGATTGCACTGACACATATGTGTGGTTTAGAATGCATCGtcatttgtataaataggggtcttaggGTTATTGGATAATATATCTCAACAAAATATCTCTTCCTTAATACTTGACTAATGTAGAAGTGTATTTCAATGGCTGCAACCATGCTGTTGAAACCAAGATTCTAGATAGGCCCGAATCCTTTGCCACCTTGAAAGAAACGTTGAATAATTTGCTGTCTGATTCCGATAATAGAAGGGTGACAAAGATCGAGTTTCTGGAGGCCTTGATTGATATAAATGGAAGAGTAAAATACAATCtaatcgagttgaagaatgatgaGGATGTGAAGGTcatgtggaaatcatttcgcCGTAGAATAATTATAGGTCCGATCGAGTTAGACGCGCAAATTCGAAGATCAGTGGACGAAATAATGAAGTGTTTGAAACGTCCAGAGTCATCCGTTAGtgcctaggttttcatgttttgGAGTACTGTTTATGTTTGTTGTTTGTCACCTGATGTTTGTTAACTACGTTTGTTCGTTattgatgttattttattttctttatctaaTTGAAACATGCACTAGCAAATAAGATTATGCAATAAAAAAGATGTCTgaataaaatatacatataatacaatcataaaaaataaaaatctacaTAGGCCCTCCATGGGAAACATCGGCTAACCTAGCTAAAATAGTATGAACCTCACCATCAGAGTTCACCAAAACTGTGAGGCTATCTAAGTGAACGGCGATGAACTGTAGATGATTGTCCTGGTCACCTGCgggaggtggaggtggtggtggtgaatCGAAAGAATCCCTGGTACCTGAAGGCCCTGGAACATCAGATGGTGTGGCAGGTGGTATGATCCTAGGGTGTGACACAATGTGGAACCACTCCAGGTATCCATCCTCGCATTGCCCAGGCTCTTGAACCTCAACGGCTATATCAATGATCTCACGGGGGGAGTTGATGATGTGACTCTGAAACCATCGATTAATGCCACCAGCTGGAGCCTCTGAGAGCGGACATGGGATGTCCTGTATATAACCATACTGGCGTAGACACCTCTCAGGAAAGTGTCGAGCCACATGGCTCTCCCATTTGACATACCCTGAATATAAAGTAGATACCTCAAAAGGACGATGAGGGCGGTGAGCTGTATACGGTGTTCAAATGACATCATCCAAGGTCAGAGCATCCAGCTTCCACCTGTACTCTATCAACCCTCCTGGAATGGCCTGTTTGGCCTTCCACCTCTTCGCACATGGGTCAGTAGCCGCAACACGCTGGATCTTCCGCTCACATATGTGAAGGAAGTGCTCGTAGATCCAACACTGCATAAAAAGTTATAAAATAAATACACCCAAATAGTTAAAACACAAAATCatctaataaattataatatacctGTAACAAGCTCAGGTAACCAGCAAACTATGTGGTGTCAGGACGAAATGCAGCATCAAGCGTCGTGTACAACATCGTCAATACCACCACTCCCCAATCCCAACATGGAGTATCAAGGGCTCTGAATAGAGAAAGGTATTGAACATCTATATAAACTCCAGACTTGTCCgcaaagagagtacatgccaCTAGATGTAGCATGTACGCCCTAGCGGCAACCTGGTATCTCTCTGCATCCAGAAGCTCCTAATAAGTAGTCCTTAACCAAGACATACTAAGGTGAAAGCCCCGAGTCCCACCAAACTCACGTAGCACATCCACCTCATCAACCTCCAAAGCATCCATAACCATGCGCACCGCCGTCGCCTGGTCCCTATAAACTGGTGTGAAAAACGTCCCAAAAGTCAGAATGTGAAAGAGGGCATTCACATCATCTAAATTCGCCGTTATCTCCCCAAATGGAAGATGGAAGGATGATTTCGGGTGCCACCTTTCAAAAAAATTGATAACAGGGAGGCGTCCAGCATCATCAAGGAGCATCCAACAAAGTCCATCAGATGGAAATCCTTAACTATCCTCCTCACCTGCTCAGGCATCTGACTCTCGAggaagttcttcaacttcgaCCCGTGAGAAGTCTTCTAAATTTCTGGTATCGtcgaaaaattagaaaaatacgGTTCGTCACGTAAATTTCTGAAAATGTGGTAATAAAAATTGGTTGGACAATTTAGTCTTTTCATAGGTTTGGGGGTGTGGCATGTATAATTTGGGGGGTGGCATGCTACTCTTCAATTATATATGACACCCCTCATTTTTCTTAATTCCACAAATACTCATTCTCAAAgaaagaaaacaatttttaaatcaaattttcggtacaaataaatttttggtaccttataaaaaatattagaaaatttaaaatttatcagTCCATACCGAAAATTTAGTGGATAACTGAAATTTCCGGTAGTGTATTTTGTCAAATATTTTGGACAATTTTGTAGGGTTATGATTTCACCGACAATTTTGCATGGTCTAGAATaaatccaagattttataaataGAGGCATATGTATAGAGAAAGTCATCTAAAAAATGTCTCTTCCGTAATTTATGATTAAGGCAGAAGTGTATTTCAACGGAAACAATCCTTCTGTTGAATTCACACTTCCAGATGGTGCCTCATCTCTCGCCAACTAAATAGATAAGTTGACGAATTGCTGCCGGATACCGAgaacagaagggtgagaaagaTCGAGTTTTATGAAGATAGGATAGATAGTAATGGAAGGATGAAATACAACCTGATTGAGTTAAAAACTGATAAAGACGTGACTgccatgtggaaatcatttcgTCGTACAATAACTAAGGGGCTGATCGAGTTTGATGTGCATATTTCAATATTGATTGACGACATAATCAAGATGTTGAAATGTCCATAATCATCTGGTAGTAACTAGGTTATCATGCTTgggtatttttattttatgattgttGTACTGTATTATCTTGTGTTATgtttattttctaattaaaaCATGTAATCGGCAAAATATTATGCAAC is part of the Vicia villosa cultivar HV-30 ecotype Madison, WI linkage group LG2, Vvil1.0, whole genome shotgun sequence genome and encodes:
- the LOC131650670 gene encoding uncharacterized protein LOC131650670, yielding MLHLVACTLFADKSGVYIDVQYLSLFRALDTPCWDWGVVVLTMLYTTLDAAFRPDTTYVGSTSTSFTYVSGRSSVLRLLTHVRRGGRPNRPFQEGYVKWESHVARHFPERCLRQYGYIQDIPCPLSEAPAGGINRWFQSHIINSPREIIDIAVEVQEPGQCEDGYLEWFHIVSHPRIIPPATPSDVPGPSGTRDSFDSPPPPPPPAGDQDNHLQFIAVHLDSLTVLVNSDGEVHTILARLADVSHGGPM